aggttcttagaaagtttaatgggtagtgaaaaatgaattgaactagaggatgaggatttagttggatcaaatagaggaggagtaagcaataggaatagaaggaatgaaggtttttttttatctcgcacgtattttttttttatctcgcacgtatctcgcacgtattttgcacgttccaaactttcactatttatttcaaaatcaacttggtacacctgctaatccatttagagctattctttgcatatttagtaactctcttacgccctcatgctttatctcgcacgtatctcgcacgttccaaactttcactatttatttcaaaatcaacttggtacacctcctaatccatttagagctattctttgcatgtttagtaactctcttacgccctcatgctttatctcgcacgtatctagcacgttccaaactttcactatttatttcaaaatcaaattggtacacctcctaatccatttagagctattctttgcatgtttagtaactctcttaggcccgcacacatcttgcagttatttttgttatttctttacatcttgcacgcatcttgtaggttcttaagttcaaatcaatttttgaagatacaaaactacttaaggtagtttaaggatggcacatgttcggattttagtgcgtcacagtggtgcatgggatgagggacgaagaaaatatgaaggaagagtgttaaaaggcattgttgtccctaaagaaattAGGCACAAAGATTTACGGTATgaattatatgaccttgcagaagttgaccctacaaagttcgacataaagataagatgtatatatgagataagggggaaaaggaagctcctccatttgagttaagcaatgaccgtgatttgaagttttatattcttagtgaaaatccattggaggtccccctatatttatcatttgagcctacaagcaaccgaagcatgaaagtgttaaacaaatattacaattcagtatctgagagcaaccaaattcaaaatttaaacccacatatgagtcatatcattcaaaagatgatacttttacatgggaagttcaggttggcttgtgtgataacaaACAATGAGAATACCAAACACAACCACAAGgattaaaccctaaacctaaaccgTTTTCTATATGCCCTAACAAGAATAAGGATAACGAACGATGAGAATACCAAACACAACAAGGATTTATTTCCAAGTGCATTACTCCTGATTCCAAACTAAAATGAGGACAAGGCTTCTTCACCTTTTCAATATattcttaaatcaccaattcacccaaaagaTTAGCTTAATAGCTTAtggtaaatttaatataatatccaACACTTTCCCTCCACTTGTAGACTTGAAATATCAAAAAAGACCaaacaagtggaaatcaatattaaatggGAATGAAACAACAACACAAGAGCTTAAATTCAGGGCATCTTGTTTAATATAATATCCAACATATACAATATCTACATCACTCACCCAAGGAAAAAACAAGCATATAATTGAAGATTGAATGATCGCAGGATTGAAATATATAAGAATATGGAAATCTAAGGAGAGTCTACAGTTAACCCCCTTTTATATGAGCGCAATCACTCCCCAAATCAGACCGACTTGGAAGTAGTCATCTTTCCTTCCAGAACAGAAGACATTATAAGAATCCAATTGATATGGACTTGAAGAAAAGGCTACTGCGATCCTTTGACAGAGAACACCACCTTGGAGCAAGAAAACGATTCTCCCTTGAACTCAAACAATTCAGCATTTCCCTGTAGAAATCACCTCCCAACTTTCTCAAGCCATGTAGCAACTCTAACTTTCAATAAAACGAAGCCGAAAACTGCAAGAATTGACCATGTGGTCTTCTCAACAGAATGGAAACTGTTAATAGCTCAATAGTTGGCAGCACCCAAACCACATATTTTAATGGCCATAGCACATTGGAAATATAAGTTTTCACGAGACAGGATTAGATGACCAAGCAAATCATGCAACAATAGGTTAGATAATATTAGCAATTAAGCGTTAGAAGCTGTATATGATACCCAGATAGCAGTAGCCTCAGTCACAATCCTAGGCAATCCATACAGTACATCTGAAAATGTTGATCATTCGCTGGATGATAACCTCTACTGTGACTTCTTTCTCTCATCTCTCTCCACATGTGTAAGAGTGATTAGAAAGAATTTCCTAAGAGACATGATTCTTTGTCCTTTTTCTGACTTCCATAGTTTTTCGTTTTTCATATCCATTTCAACCACATCCTTCAAGCAGAAAAAGTGCTTGCTTATTACTTTACTATAAGATCAAATGCCTCGAATAGAAACTTCAAGCTTCTCAATCTTCTTTGCTAAATCATGTTTTCCACAGCTCTTCAACCCATCAGTAACCATATCAAAGCACCTTGAAATTGGAGGTAAACCAAGTTCAGCCATTTCCATCAAGTAATTAGCAGCATCAACAAATCTCCCTCCACGTCCACACATTGTAATCAACATTGTGTACACTGGTCGATTTGGTGGATGCCCCTTATGTTTCATATCACCAAAAAAGCAAAATGCATCATCAAACTGACCCCTTTTACACATTCCTTTAATTATTGGTCCATAAAGACTTGGAAACGGTACATGTCCATCCTCAATACAGCAATTCAAAAGCCTGAATGCTTCATCAATCCTACCTACTTTCGAAGTTGCTGGAATCAAAATCTTGTAGGTATTTATATCAGGACAAAGCCCCAACTTGCACACCTCATGAAAAATATTAATGCAAAAATCAACTTCTCCAGAGTTACATATAACATCAATAAGAGAATTAAAAGTTCCTATATCAGGCACACAGCCTTCTTTAGTCATTTTTCTAACCATATCCTTAGCAGATTCTAAATACCCTGCATTAAGCAATCCTTCTACCAAAAGATCACGACCTCGCAAAGGAGGATTGAACCCCTTCTGGCTCATTTCCTCCAAGAACTCCTGAGCTTCCTTCATCTTCCCCGCTGAGCACCATCCAGTTACAAGAGTTCCATAAGTCTTTTTATCAGGAGTTACCCCTTTTTTAATCATCCTCCTAATCAACGCATAAGCTCCATGAAACATTTTAACCTCACAAAGCGCAAAAAGTAATGCGTTATAGACCTCAACTGTTTGTGGACAATCGATAGATTTAGAACATTGATTGAATATGGTAACCGCATTATCTACAAGGCCCTGCTTACCATACTCTTGAATAATGAACGATATCGTTTCCGGTGAAATTTTGAGATTCTGCGTCTTCATCTGAAGAAGAACTTTCCACATCGTGGTATACTTTCTGGTCCGAGCTAGGGTTTTGACGAGCTCTTCAAGTTCAAGGGTTGTGGGTTGGTAAGAGGGGTTGTGAGAGCAAGCCCAGTTGAAGAAACGGAAGGACTCAGTACCACAGTTGGAGCAAGCGCGTAGGACTCTGAAAACGAGCTCGGAATTGAGGTAGGAGATTCGCAGCTTGTTGAGAGTGCGCTCCATGTAGAAGTCTCGGCGGACAATGTGGGAGATATGGTGGATTGCAGCGAAATAGTCGTCTTTCGAAGGCGCGGTGGAGCCATTCACCGAAGAATTTGAGTTACTGAAACAGCGGATGAGAGAAATATAGTGGAACCGTATTGCCCCTGTTGCGAAATTTTTGAAATGAAGCATTTGGGAACGAAATCACGAAAAgttttgtaagatcgtcaacgGTCTGCGTCAAACCAGAAAAAGAGCAGGAAGAACTGAAGCCAAACATTGGGCTCCATAGTCACGATGTCGTGGCTTTAAGAGTAGACCTCCCACG
The sequence above is drawn from the Cucumis melo cultivar AY chromosome 2, USDA_Cmelo_AY_1.0, whole genome shotgun sequence genome and encodes:
- the LOC103501022 gene encoding pentatricopeptide repeat-containing protein At5g18390, mitochondrial, with the translated sequence MLHFKNFATGAIRFHYISLIRCFSNSNSSVNGSTAPSKDDYFAAIHHISHIVRRDFYMERTLNKLRISYLNSELVFRVLRACSNCGTESFRFFNWACSHNPSYQPTTLELEELVKTLARTRKYTTMWKVLLQMKTQNLKISPETISFIIQEYGKQGLVDNAVTIFNQCSKSIDCPQTVEVYNALLFALCEVKMFHGAYALIRRMIKKGVTPDKKTYGTLVTGWCSAGKMKEAQEFLEEMSQKGFNPPLRGRDLLVEGLLNAGYLESAKDMVRKMTKEGCVPDIGTFNSLIDVICNSGEVDFCINIFHEVCKLGLCPDINTYKILIPATSKVGRIDEAFRLLNCCIEDGHVPFPSLYGPIIKGMCKRGQFDDAFCFFGDMKHKGHPPNRPVYTMLITMCGRGGRFVDAANYLMEMAELGLPPISRCFDMVTDGLKSCGKHDLAKKIEKLEVSIRGI